The sequence ATTGAGCATGACTGGTGTGGGCACTATCATGGGTCAGCGTTGGGGAATTTTCACGATTCCAGCTACATTTGTCTTCGGTGCAGTCACCACCCTCTGTTCCGACGACCGCGCCAAAAAAGCGATCGCCGCTTGTCAGATGAAACACAACTCCCGCACCGCCTTAGAAACGTTAAAAGCCCAAAGGCAGGAATCAGCCCATTTCCCCTTCAAGCAACACTATTACACAGTTATGGTAGAAAAGCACCAAGAAGTGGAAAAACAAGCCCTCAAACCCGATATCGCTAGAGATGTTGGACTATCTGGTACGATATTTCTGGGTGAATCCGGTATTTCATTAGCTTTGCTCGGTCTGGCAGGGTTTCCAGGTGGGTGGCTCTTAGCCTTACTAGCCTCGGCTCTACCTCTAGGAGTCAACTGCATCGGAGCCGCCGTCCAATCTGATTGGTACGAATTTCCCGAATTGTGCGATGGACTAGCTCAACTCTACGAGTCGCAAATTTCCCCTGGAAATGAGCCTTAATTTCGATAATTAACCTAAAGCTCTATCATACCGCTTTTGTTCCCTAAAAGGCGGTATTTTTAGGTTTTATCATCTGTTTTTTGGCTGACTGGGAGACGCAAATCTGAAAATAAGGGCAATTCCATAATTATGGGTGGATTTTGCTGTTACTTAATTAACGAGTCTTCAGAGAGTTAGTGTAATGGAAAAAGAGATGTTACAGATTCGCTTACTTAATTGTCGAGTTCAAGCGGCGATGGGAGCCGATTTCGATGGCAGTTTAGCCATGATTCAGGCTCAAGAGAAAATCGGATTTTGGCAAGATTTAGAAGCAGAATACTCAGCCAAAAAGCTCCAAGAAACTCAAGCCATTCACCGCTACTACGATGAAAAATTTGAGTCTTTATCTACTCAATATCAACCTGACAAAGTAGGTATGTCCCACGAAGAAAAAATGCGGATGTACGAGATCTGGCTTCAAACCGAAACCCAAAATCTTAATCACAAGAGGGAGACAGAGTTAAAGAATGCTGAAGACAGCGCCAATCTCGACATTCAACGCTGCCAAAATAACTTTCAAGAGGCAAAACGCGAGTTGGAGATGGCAAAAGAGCGTTGGAATCCTAACGATCGGCAATACTCTTAAACCACCTCATCAAAGGAGCCAGCTTTCTTGAGTTACCCTAGAATCAGGTTTTCCATCCATTGCGGTGACGCAGATGGGTTTTGGGTCTGAGCGATCGCCCAGCCACCCTATGATTGGAGGGCTGAGATTTATCAAGATTAAAATATGGATAGCGCGCCAGAGATAGAAGTACTCAAAAATAGAGATCCCATTTTGGCACAAGCGATCGCTCGCATCGGTCAATGCCAACTTTACCAGAACCCACCCCAGGGAGATCTATTTTTTTGTCTGTCGCGTTCCATTATCCACCAACAGCTTTCCACTAAAGTCGCTCAGACCATTCATCACAGATTTCTTCAGCTTTACCCAGACCCCCAAGTACCTCTAGCCGAACAGGTGGGAAATACCCCCGATGAAGTCCTCCGGGCTGTAGGAATTTCCCGCCCCAAAATCTCCTACCTCAAAGACTTAGCCCGTCAAGCGATCGACTCCTTACCCCCAATTGAAGAGTTGTCCCAGATGGAAGATGAAGCCATCATTGAGACGCTGACGCAAGTTAAAGGAATTGGACGTTGGAGCGCGCAAATGTTGCTGATTTTCCGCCTCCAACGCCCAGATGTCTTTCCTATCGATGACTTGGGCATTCGGACGGCAATCAAGCAGCTTTACGGTCTAGAAACACTTCCAGATAGAGCCACTACAGCTAGTTACGGGCAAAAGTGGACACCATATACCAGCATCGCTTCTTGGTATTTGTGGCAAAGCTTGAAGCTAAAATCTATCGGATAGGTTCAAAATCACAAATAGACTCTAACAACCCAGAAAAACAGTGCGATTTCTAGTCTTCAATCGAAATTTAATCCCAAAGTCCCTGACTGAAGCGGAAACGCTCTTTCAATAAGTTATCTGCATAAACCTTGGCTCGAATATCGATACATCAAGGTACAGAGCAAAGGTAGTTGATTATATGCATCGCGATAGTCCTTATAAAAGCTACATCCAGCCCAAGCCAGAAGAAGCTACTCAATCTCGCTGGAAATATTGGCAGATAAGCCTCTTGCTTGTGGTTATTACCGTTTTCTTTGGCTCCTTTTACTTAATGCAACTAACTGCCCCCAAAGTCACTCATATTCGTGCCGACGACAATTCTTCTTCTGCCAAGAGGTTTCAAAAACAACGCTTACAACATTGTCAAGCTAGCGTGCGTCATTATCAATGGGGGTATCGAGAAATTACAATTAACTTCGCAGATCGCGCTGTAGTTAATCGCAATGTCGGCATTTCTAATCCCCTATCTACACTAGGTCAATGTCGAGATACTTCAGATACGATTAGCAACAAAAATCCAGGTACTTCTTTGATGTTACTCTTGGACGAAATTAAATTTGTCGTCCAAAAAGAACGATTAACCAACCCTCAAAATCCTGTAGTTATTACCATTACTATTCAAGATGCCGAAGCGGGAACTAATCAACCCAAATTAGATTTCGTTCGCGTCAAAGAAACAGTTACCAATTTGATTGGCGAGCGAGATGCGATCGCCTTTATGGTAGAAGATGAAACCCTCAAAAAACGCCTAGAGCGAGAATTCGTCTCTCAACAAAATGTCCGAGTTTGTCCGTTAAAAGATGTAGAACAGTGTGTTGATTGGGCTTTTGATACCACTATTTAACTAGCTTTCATAAATTTGCTCGTCAGCGACCGACCTGTAAAAATACTAGATTTTTACAGGTCTATTTAGTATTTAGATCGAAGGTAAAATTCCGGCTCATAATCCGCATAAAGGTATGACATCTATACGACTAAAAAGTATCGATATGATTAAAGTTGAAAAATGTCAAACTCACAAGATAAAAAACAATTCTGGCAGTTTGTTAATTTCTTAAGACAAATGCCTCAACAAGCAATCGATCGCTTAGCATTAGAACTCAAAGCTAACTTACGGCAGCAAGTCAAGTCCGGCGCAGAATCTCACTTGGGAGAAAAACGGATTGAAGATTTAGCACCAATCGCCAATCGCCAACATTCTCCAAAAACTAAAGCAATTTGCCAATTTACAGTAGTAGTAGTCGGCTCTTTAACTTTTAGCGCTGGAACTCAAGTTTTAACCTCTCGCCTGGGTGCTTTAGGAACTCCTGCGGCTATAGCAGGTGCGGCAGTCGTGACCTATTTGGTAGACGATCGCGCTACCAAAACTATAGCGAAATCTCGCATCCATCACGACGGTGGAAGAGAACTCAAAGCCATCGAGTTGCAAAATTTATCTCCCGTCAATGAATTCGATTCCCTATTCTACGAGAGTCAAATTGCTTTAATCCAAAAGGTTGAGGGCAAATACATCGAAAAACAACTGCCTGTAGATGGCATTTTAGCTGGTGTCTTAAGCGCTGGAGAATTTACAACTGCTTTGTGGATCGTCATGCAACTGGGTTTACCTGGGGGATTGATGATTGAAGCGATCGCCGCTAGTATACCCGTAGCTTTCATCTGGATTGCCGCAGCCTATCAAAGTGATCGTTTCGAGTTACCCCAGTATTATGCCGATCTAATTGCCAAATACCTGCCCTATCTTTTCCCTTCAGTAGAGTTAACCCAACTAGAAGCCGAAGAGGTTTTAGCAGATAAAGAAGCCGAAGAAAAGCGCTGCAAGTACCTAGTTAAATATTACGCCGATGGCGATAAATCCGGTCGCCTGAAAAATGTGGCAATGGCAGAAGCCGATTACGATCTCAACCAAATTCGCCAACAGGTTCAACAGATAGAAGCAGAACGCGATCGCGCTAAAGAAGAACGTTGGCTCAAACACCGCCAGGAGGTAGCAGAACTGCCCCAAAAATGCCCTCTAACTCAATTCGATCCCATCGGTACGCCTGAAGAAATCAAGCAAAGCCAGCTAAAATTGGCAAAAGAGCGTCAAGAATGGATTGACAAGGAGACTGCGAAGTTAGAAAGCGTTAGAACCGAAGATCTCAAAATGATTTTCGATCGCTCTGAAGCGCAAATCAAGCATTTGCAAGAACGCACTGTTATCGTTCAAGAAAAGTACGATCGCGCTTACGAGCAGTGGCAAACAGAAAATCAAGAATAAAGCCCTAAATAACGATAATAACCGATATTAAGAATGAAGCGAGCTATAAAGCTCGCTTTTTGAGCTTTACTTTTAGCGCTCGGTCAAAAAACCATTAATCTCGACTTTCACCCCAAATTTCGGCTAATTTATCGAGTAATTCTTCAGCTAGATCTTCTAAATCTAAATCTTCTTCATTTACTAGAGTTTCATTAGGATCGCCTTTGGAAACTCTGGAAGTTAAAGCTAGATCTAAATCCCGCTCCGATCTCAGTATTTCGGCAGCTTTAGCTCTTTGCTCGAATGGTTCTACATCCTTCAAAAGTTGTTTCAATTCAGCAATTATTTGCGTCCTCGATCGCAATCTTTCTTTTTCTCTAACCGCGATCGCTACCGGATCGTCACTGTTTAAAAAGTCATGGCCCAATTCTAAACTAAAAAGATAATCTATCAACTCTTCTATCGGTTGCAGTAAACTAGGACTTCCTTCCACTTCGTCAATCTCTAGGATTGTTAGGGCGCGTTCTAAATGTGTAGCTGGAACAAAACCTAATAATTGAACTTCCTGAAGTTGTTCGCTAAATCGCACCACAATATAAGCAATTCGATTTTCTCTAACTTCTTGGGGTAAAGTGAGAGTTGTTTCGTTAGCTAAAATAGGACGACATTCAACTTTACCTAATTCGGGAATGACTAGATCTGCTACGTCATGAAAACATCGCACGGCTGGATTCCAACTATCTCCTGAGTCCAAATCTGTTTCAAAAGATATTTCGCTTAAAAAATCCCTGACAGCTAAAACGGCTAAGGTATTTAAATAAACTTGTTTGCCTTTGGCTGGATTATCCTGTTCCCCAGCAAACTTCAGAGCTATTTGATGGGCTGCTGGATTGAGAGGTATGGTTAGGTGATGCTCTTGAGTGCTATTCATGATGTAGTTTTCTCGTATTTTTGGATTAATTGCTGGCAACGGATCGTAATTTCATTGATGGCTAAACTCTTGGGCAAATAAAAATTGGATCTTACCTATTACCTATTAACGTAAGTTGCTAGTTACTATTTTTGACTTGTTTGTTGATTGTTGATGGTTGATTGTTGATTGCTAATTAAATTTTCCTCTCCGTGTCCCCCTTGTCCTCCCAGTCCCCATTCCCTCAAAAGTACATCCAATTTATCACGCTTCAACTTGGGTTATTACCTATTACCTATTACCTATTACCTATTACCTATTACCTTCTGCCTGTTAGCTTAATAGTTGAGATCTTCAACGCCAAATCCTAGTTCTTGAGCAATTTCCCGAATTAAATTGATACAGCTTTTTCTTTGCTTATGAGGAAAATAGGTTAAATAGTTCCTAACAGTTCCCTCGGAAGAATTTAATCGCTCTGCTATTTCCCTCATTGTTAATCTGTCTATAAGATACAACTTTAGTAAGATTTGACAGTTACAGCTATCTTGATTTTTGGGATAGCAACTTTTCAGTCTATCTCGCGGATCTTGAGAAATGATGTCTCTAATTTGGGTTCCAATACGTTTAGTGGCACGTTCTATTTCTGCTTTTATTATTGTCTCCAGTCCGACTAAAGTAGGATCGCTAACAGTATCTTCTATTGTGGCAGTGCCATCCCCAATGGGAGTATTGAGACTAGTTTCTCGTTTGACTTGTCTGGCTTGACGTTTAGTTTTTCTATATTCATCGATGCAATCACTTTTGAGAATCGTCACGATCCACTTAATAAAAGTTAGACGAACTAAAGCTAGATCTGATGTTTGTCGAATATCTACCTCATCTAAATTTAAAGAGTAGGAACTAGGAAACTTGTGGATATTTTGCCTAATATCCTTTTGAGTAGTGGTTATAGCTTTAGTAATGTATGGGCGTAATCCAGGACTAATAAAGTTAACTATTTCAGGCAGAAATGAGTTTTCAACTTCGTTAGCAGATTGGGCAACTAAAAGAGACAAACTCTCGGCTGCCAGATCGCTTTGTTGGCTTCCTGCTGAATGTTCTAAAGCTTGTTGCAGTAGTCTGTATAACTCTAGATTTATCGAGTCGTCCATTGGCAAAAATAAGACTAGTGAATCTAAATAGCTATTCTAAGCTGTTGTGCAGGGAAATTTCAGGTTTGTTTTCCCTCCTGCCTCCTGCCTCCTGCCTTTCATGTGTATGTTTTTTATAAAGCGCTCGTCGTGCCTGAAACTCGTCAACGAAAAATCAAGCTTTCTCCCCCTTGTCCCCCTTGTCCTCCCTGTCCCCTTTGTCCCTTCCAGACCGACAATCTTAAAAACATACACTTAAAAGCTGCCTCCTGCCCTCTGCCTTGTCTCAACGATAAATATTCATGCCAACCTACTTAACTCAAGCCAGAAATAATAAATACCGACCAGTAGTCGGGATGTGCGAAAGGATGCGCGCGTTCGCCAAGTAAATCCAGTGCTTTCTTAAATTCTGCTGACTTATGATACATCATGCTTAATTGCTGATATTTTTCTTCAGCTTGTAGATAAGCATCCGTACCTGCCATTTCCCGATCTCGATTTGCCTTAGCTTGTCGCAAATCTTTGTATGTTTGTTGGTATTGGGCGACAAATTCGCGTTGGTATATTTCTTGTAGCTCAATTCCAGTCAAATTGCGGAGTTTAATTTGAGCTTGCTGCAAAGATTGAGTGCGGCTATAGTTTTGCTGCTGAAACTGATAGTAAAACAAGGAAAAGATCGCACTGGCTATATCGTTAGCCGTCCATAGAGTCGAACAGACACTCCTTGCACCAGCACATAAGAAACCCGTGGCTAAAGTTAAAATATCGTCGGTAATTTTGGTTAATCCTAAGTTGGTTTCGCAGCAGGAAAGGAAGACATCTACTAGCTTGGGAAATCGCCAAGCTGGGGTCATCAATTCGCCTAATGTAATCCGTCCGTCGGCTAGCAATAATTGGGATTCTAAGGGTTTGAGTAGGTTAGATGAGGCGT comes from Merismopedia glauca CCAP 1448/3 and encodes:
- a CDS encoding RNA polymerase sigma factor: MDDSINLELYRLLQQALEHSAGSQQSDLAAESLSLLVAQSANEVENSFLPEIVNFISPGLRPYITKAITTTQKDIRQNIHKFPSSYSLNLDEVDIRQTSDLALVRLTFIKWIVTILKSDCIDEYRKTKRQARQVKRETSLNTPIGDGTATIEDTVSDPTLVGLETIIKAEIERATKRIGTQIRDIISQDPRDRLKSCYPKNQDSCNCQILLKLYLIDRLTMREIAERLNSSEGTVRNYLTYFPHKQRKSCINLIREIAQELGFGVEDLNY
- a CDS encoding DUF1822 family protein produces the protein MNSTQEHHLTIPLNPAAHQIALKFAGEQDNPAKGKQVYLNTLAVLAVRDFLSEISFETDLDSGDSWNPAVRCFHDVADLVIPELGKVECRPILANETTLTLPQEVRENRIAYIVVRFSEQLQEVQLLGFVPATHLERALTILEIDEVEGSPSLLQPIEELIDYLFSLELGHDFLNSDDPVAIAVREKERLRSRTQIIAELKQLLKDVEPFEQRAKAAEILRSERDLDLALTSRVSKGDPNETLVNEEDLDLEDLAEELLDKLAEIWGESRD
- a CDS encoding DNA-3-methyladenine glycosylase family protein is translated as MDSAPEIEVLKNRDPILAQAIARIGQCQLYQNPPQGDLFFCLSRSIIHQQLSTKVAQTIHHRFLQLYPDPQVPLAEQVGNTPDEVLRAVGISRPKISYLKDLARQAIDSLPPIEELSQMEDEAIIETLTQVKGIGRWSAQMLLIFRLQRPDVFPIDDLGIRTAIKQLYGLETLPDRATTASYGQKWTPYTSIASWYLWQSLKLKSIG